The genomic interval GCTTATTAAGATATCTTTGCTCTCTTCTGAGCCAAAAACCTTTTTGAAAGCAAAGTCTGTTTTGACATCTAAAAATTGCATAAAAAGACTCCTTTTGTCTTAATATTTCGTCTTCAAACAGTTAGAAAAGCTTT from bacterium carries:
- a CDS encoding PD-(D/E)XK nuclease family transposase, whose product is MQFLDVKTDFAFKKVFGSEESKDILIS